A region of Zeugodacus cucurbitae isolate PBARC_wt_2022May chromosome 5, idZeuCucr1.2, whole genome shotgun sequence DNA encodes the following proteins:
- the LOC105209984 gene encoding tRNA methyltransferase 10 homolog A: MPEEILEPQNKLQKIENVESDKQVENEAKVQGPGETPPNPQSKNQLKKQKRLEKYEGFKKARRLKERERQKQKRLEAQAQGLPTRNGPSRKELKKRQAQELGKLSVAIDLDYDDLMHDRDVAKCIKQCLRIYTINRRSTCPGQLHVTGIKTDGRIHTSLKRNDGWENWHLKYHFDKTHTEVFPKENIIYLTCESDNVLDTIEEGKIYIIGGLVDHNHHKGLCHKRATDNGLHTARLPLNEHVNMKTRAVLSTFHVFEILLRVSEGKSWTEAIIQTLPERKGAKPKQDLEEPTANHSNETEVANTEIIVDNKCDED, from the exons ATGCCCGAAGAAATTTTGGAGCCACagaacaaattacaaaaaattgaaaatgtcgaAAGCGACAAACAGGTAGAAAATGAAGCAAAAGTGCAAGGACCTGGAGAAACTCCACCGAATCCCCAAAGTAAGAATCAATTGAAGAAACAAAAGCGTTTGGAGAAATACGAGGGATTTAAAAAGGCGCGCAGACTGAAAGAACGTGAAAGACAAAAGCAGAAGCGTCTTGAAGCCCAAGCGCAAGGCTTACCCACTAGAAATGGACCTTCGCGCAAAGAGCTGAAGAAACGTCAAGCACAAGAGCTAGGCAAACTAAGTGTAGCAATTGATTTAGACTATGATGACTTGATGCATGACCGCGACGTGGCGAAATGTATAAAGCAGTGCCTACGTATTTATACTATAAATCGTCGTTCGACATGTCCAGGACAACTACACGTAACTGGCATCAAAACTGATGGTCGCATTCATACTAGTCTTAAACGAAATGATGGCTGGGAAAATTGGCATTTGAAATACCATTTTGATAAAACGCATACGGAAGTTTTTCCAAAAGAGAATATAATATACCTCACATGTGAATCAGATAATGTGCTGGATACTATAGAGGAgggtaaaatttatataattggtGGTTTGGTGGATCATAATCATCATAAGGGTCTCTGCCATAAACGCGCAACTGATAATGGTTTACATACGGCGCGTCTACCACTAAACGAGCATGTGAATATGAAAACACGTGCAGTACTTAGTACATTTCATG TTTTTGAAATACTCTTGCGGGTTTCGGAAGGAAAATCGTGGACTGAAGCAATCATTCAAACCTTACCTGAAAGAAAGGGTGCCAAACCTAAACAAGATTTAGAAGAACCAACGGCAAATCATTCAAATGAGACGGAAGTAGCAAATACTGAAATAATTGTTGATAACAAATGCGACGAAGATTGA
- the LOC128922156 gene encoding uncharacterized protein LOC128922156 — MDVQDILSLTVVALKNKLREVGLSVQGRKCELRDRLLLYFGHVLEDEDESESETRSVTMVEAPTSHQDNVVFNPQFTLRDVEGSISLFSGTDELGVDKWLEEFEDNAVTLNWNSLQRFVFAKQLLRGAAKLYVRSQTGINSFNSLKSALRSEFGVKPTSLDIHRMLQNRRKKNNESLREYLYNLMEIAKPVGLDDESLILYFIGGIPDSKLNKTVLYQARTIQELKEQLRVYERVHDSRQPSSKEKSWHGVATPVEPRVQRKCFKCGSESHLANGCDKNERVHDSRQPSSKEKSWHGVATPVEPRVQRKCFKCGSESHLANGCDKIRQIKCFKCGQMGHRKIECDRRNDVHVNTESKRNSALTVWKTSGIFKPMKMGNLVISALIDTGADVSLMSEKGAKFGRKSLESLNDKENLGIRQICQSKDGKDFELLKEKEEENNAGGSNLALTEFAALCVAMEEKDSNSIIDLDLGHLKIEQADTVLKMVHSFKPVKQTQSPVQMKILITDDIPVYQTPRRVSCVDQKIIDNQIDNWLNEGIIRQSNSEYASPVVLVSKKDGTKRLCCDFRKINEKIIRDNFPMVLIDDVLEKLQGASVFTTLDLANGFFHVPVDEGSKRYTSFVTYGGQYEFNFVPFGLSNSPAIFCRYISSIFRDLIQQGIVVIYMDDIIIPGQTIEESIEKLRTVLTRAATYGLRIKWTKCFFLKKKIEFLGYVIENGSIRPSEGKVKAVQQFPLPRDKKGLQRYLGLTSYFRRFIEGYASIAKPLSDMLRKDAKYHIGEQQLLAFQQLKLALMKAPVLQIYDPKAQTEIHTDASMYGYGAVLLQKNSDDQQFHPVQFMSKKTTPAEEKYNSYELEVLAIIQALKKWRVYVLGQKFRIVTDCNAFTMTIKKRDVPLRVARWAMYLQDFDYVIEHRKNSRMRHVDALSRVACMIIEDSVAHRLREAQKSDEWIRAIIQVLGKCEYEDFFMRNGRSSGKWSSGTDAPYIGSNVS, encoded by the exons ATGGACGTACAAGATATTTTGAGTTTGACAGTGGTAGCTCTGAAGAACAAATTGAGGGAAGTTGGACTGAGTGTTCAAGGCAGGAAATGTGAATTAAGAGATAGGTTGCTCTTATATTTCGGACATGTGTTGGAGGATGAAgatgaaagtgaaagtgaaacacGTTCAGTGACAATGGTAGAGGCACCAACCTCTCACCAAGACAATGTAGTGTTTAATCCGCAGTTCACACTGAGGGATGTGGAAGGGAGTATTTCATTGTTTAGTGGTACGGATGAGCTAGGTGTTGATAAATGGTTAGAAGAATTTGAGGATAACGCGGTAACTTTAAATTGGAACAGTTTACAACGATTTGTGTTTGCAAAACAACTTCTTAGAGGGGCTGCTAAATTGTATGTACGTAGCCAGACGGGAATCAATAGTTTCAATTCGCTAAAATCGGCGTTGAGAAGTGAGTTCGGTGTAAAACCAACATCACTAGATATTCATCGCATGTTACAAAATCGTCGTAAGAAAAATAACGAAAGTCTTCGTGAATACTTGTACAATTTGATGGAAATTGCCAAGCCAGTTGGTTTAGATGACGAAAGTctcattttgtactttattgGAGGAATTCctgattcaaaattaaataaaacagttttatatcAAGCACGAACAATACAAGAGCTCAAAGAGCAGTTAAGAGTATATGAGAGGGTACATGATTCTCGACAGCCTTCAAGCAAGGAGAAGTCATGGCATGGGGTGGCAACACCGGTAGAACCAAGGGTTCAAAGGAAGTGTTTCAAGTGTGGAAGTGAATCTCATTTGGCCAATGGTTGTGATAAGAATGAGAGGGTACATGATTCTCGACAGCCTTCAAGCAAGGAGAAGTCATGGCATGGGGTGGCAACACCGGTGGAACCAAGGGTTCAAAGGAAGTGTTTCAAGTGTGGAAGTGAATCTCATTTGGCCAATGGTTGTGATAAGATTAGGCAGATCAAATGTTTCAAGTGTGGACAGATGGGCCATCGTAAAATTGAATGCGATCGTAGAAACGACGTGCATGTTAATACAGAATCAAAACGCAATAGCGCTTTGACTGTCTGGAAGACAAGTGGCATCttcaaaccaatgaagatgggtAATTTAGTGATCAGTGCTTTAATTGATACGGGTGCTGACGTGAGTTTAATGAG cgaAAAGGGCGCTAAGTTCGGCAGGAAAAGTCTCGAAAGTTTAAATGATAAAGAGAATTTAGGGATAAGACAAATTTGTCAAAGTAAAGACGGAAAAGATTTTGAATTGTTAAAGGAAAAGGAAGAAGAAAACAACGCAGGTGGTAGtaatttggctttaactgaattTGCTGCACTTTGCGTAGCAATGGAAGAGAAAGATAGCAACTCGATAATAGACCTTGATTTAGGACATTTGAAAATTGAGCAAGCAGATACAGTTTTAAAGATGGTGCACAGTTTTAAACCAGTAAAGCAGACACAGTCACCAGTACAAATGAAGATTTTGATAACAGATGACATTCCTGTTTACCAAACGCCAAGACGAGTTTCATGCGTTGATCAGAAGATAATCGATAATCAAATAGATAATTGGTTGAACGAAGGTATAATTCGACAAAGCAATTCTGAGTATGCTTCACCAGTTGTTTTGGTTTCAAAAAAAGACGGTACGAAACGACTCTGCTGTgactttagaaaaataaacgaGAAGATTATACGTGACAATTTTCCAATGGTACTTATAGACGACGTTTTGGAAAAGTTGCAAGGGGCTAGTGTGTTCACTACGCTGGATCTTGCAAACGGTTTTTTTCATGTTCCCGTGGATGAAGGATCAAAACGATACACATCTTTTGTAACATACGGAGGGCAATATGAGTTTAACTTCGTCCCATTTGGACTTTCTAATTCACCAGCCATATTTTGTCGATACATTTCATCAATATTCCGTGATTTGATACAGCAAGGTATTGTAGTTATTTATATGGATGACATTATCATACCCGGACAGACCATTGAGgaaagcattgaaaaattaagaactgTTTTAACAAGGGCAGCAACATACGGACTGCGTATTAAATGGACCaagtgttttttcttaaaaaagaaaatcgaatttttaggATATGTAATCGAGAACGGTAGTATCAGGCCCTCTGAAGGGAAGGTAAAGGCCGTGCAACAGTTTCCTTTGCCGCGAGATAAAAAGGGACTGCAACGGTATTTAGGATTAACATCTTATTTTAGAAGATTCATTGAGGGATATGCATCGATAGCGAAGCCACTAAGCGACATGTTAAGAAAGGATGCGAAATATCATATAGGAGAGCAGCAACTGTTAGCGtttcaacaattaaaattagctTTAATGAAAGCTCCGGTATTACAGATTTACGATCCAAAGGCTCAAACGGAGATACACACAGATGCTTCAATGTATGGATATGGTGCCGTGTTACTGCAGAAAAACTCGGATGATCAGCAGTTTCATCCTGTACAGTTCATGAGTAAGAAAACTACTCCAGCAGAGGAGAAATACAACTCCTATGAACTCGAAGTGTTAGCAATTATTCAGGCATTAAAGAAATGGCGTGTGTATGTGCTAGGTCAGAAATTCCGAATTGTAACCGACTGCAATGCATTTACGATGACTATTAAAAAACGTGACGTACCATTACGAGTAGCTCGTTGGGCTATGTACTTACAAGACTTCGACTATGTCATCGAACATAGGAAAAATTCAAGAATGCGACATGTTGATGCTTTAAGTCGTGTGGCATGCATGATAATTGAAGATTCGGTCGCGCATCGCTTAAGGGAAGCTCAAAAATCTGATGAGTGGATCAGGGCGATTATTCAAGTCTTAGGAAAATGTGAATACGAAGATTTCTTTATGCGAAACGG GCGTTCCTCGGGGAAATGGTCAAGTGGAACGGATGCACCGTATATTGGTTCCAATGTTAGCTAA